A window of Phyllopteryx taeniolatus isolate TA_2022b chromosome 19, UOR_Ptae_1.2, whole genome shotgun sequence contains these coding sequences:
- the rpl38 gene encoding 60S ribosomal protein L38, which translates to MPRKIEEIKDFLLTARRKDAKSVKIKKNKDNVKFKVRCSRYLYTLVITDKEKAEKLKQSLPPGLAVKELK; encoded by the exons ATG CCTCGCAAGATTGAAGAAATCAAAGATTTCCTGCTGACGGCCAGGAGGAAGGATGCCAAGT ccGTGAAGATCAAGAAGAACAAGGACAATGTAAAGTTCAAGGTGCGCTGCAGCAGATATCTGTACACGCTGGTCATCACTGACAAGGAGAAGGCCGAGAAGCTCAAGCAGTCTCTTCCTCCTG GTCTGGCTGTCAAGGAGCTGAAGTAA